The Pseudodesulfovibrio cashew genomic sequence CATTCCTCTCTAGAAGTGGTTTATAAATTCCTTGCCATCCGCAGTTCCTTGCTTAGGATGGCCCCATGACTTGGACGGAGCGTATTTCATGGTGGTAGCGGTGGCCGTCAGCGGCGGCATGGATTCCCTGCTTTCTCTGGTCCTGATGAAGGAGATGGGGCACGACGTCATGGCCGTGCACGGCCACTTTTTGCCACCCGGACCCGGCTGGGCAAGGGTGGCGGAGGGGCTGGGCCAGGCCTGCGAGGCTCTGGATGTCCCCTTTCATGCCCTTGACCTGCACCGGGAATTCGACAGTCGGGTGATCGCGCCTTTCGTGGAGGAATACCGGGTGGGGCGCACTCCCAATCCGTGCGCCCTGTGCAACCCGCGCATGAAGTTCGGCGCACTCTTCGACGCAGCCCGCGAGTTGGGTGCGGACCGGATCGCCACCGGACACTACGTGCGCATGGAGGAGCGCGAGGGGCTGGGCCGGATGCTTGTGCGCGGCGCGGACCGCTCCAAGGACCAAAGCTATTTTCTTTCTCTGGTGCCGATTGAGGCCCTGCGCAAGGCCTTCTTCCCTCTGGCCGAGACCTACAAGAAGGACGTTCTCCCGCTACTGGGAAAATATGGCCTGAAGCCGCCCCTGCCCGGGGAGAGCCAGGAGATATGCTTTGTGCCGGGTGACGACTACCAGGCGTTTCTGCTTACGCGCGGAGTCATGCCGGGCGGTGGCGATGCCGTGCTCTCGGATGGCACCGTGGTGGGTAAGCATCACGGATTGTGGCGGCATACCCAGGGACAGCGGCGCGGTCTGGGCATCGCCTGGCGGGAGCCGCTCTACGTCCTGGACAAGGACGTGCCCGCCAATCGGCTGGTCGTGGGAACCCGGGATGAACTGCCGGTTCGGGGTTGCGTGGCCGGGCAGATCAACCTGATGGTCGATCCCGCCCTGTGGCCGGAAGAGGTCATGGTTCAGACGCGCTACCGCCAGCAGGCCAAGCCGGGCAGGGCGCGGGTGGAAGACGGCAGACTCGTGCTCGATTTCATCGAGTCTCACGTCCGCCCCACGCCGGGGCAGGTGGCGGCTGTTTATACCGCAGACGGGGCCGTGCTCGCCGGGGGCATCATCGAGTCTTCCCTCAGTTGAAGAGGAAATCGCGCCTTCGATTCCAGTATTCGTCCTGATCGCGCATGAAGCCTTCGGCCCGGGCATTGACCATGGCCCGCTTCACGTCGTCGGGCGTCATCTCCGGTTTTTTCCTGCAGTATCCGGCCCACCAGCGCACTTCGTCCTGAACCCGGAATTTAGGGTCCTGGTATTTGTCGAGCAAAGCCAGCCCGGCATCGCGCTGTCCCAGATAGACGCGGGTCAGGCCGAGGTAGAAGGTGGCGTCCGGGTCGATGGGCGAGGCCTTCAGCGCCGTGGTAAACGTTGCGTTGGCCTCCTCGAATTTCCGGGCCAGGAACAGGTTCAATCCTTTTCTGTTGTCGGCGTAGACCCTGCTGCCTGGATAAAGGTAGTCATTGCGGCTGGAAACGAGGATGCCACCGCTGCCGGTGCCCACCCCGGCGCCAACGCCCACGGTGGTGCAGCCGGTACTCAGGCCGGAGAAAATCAGGAGCAAAATAGGAATCAGGTATCGCATGTGTTGACCCTTGTTCACGTTTGCATTAGGCCGCTGAGGCGGCCGCCGGGTAGAAAGCGTCTGAACGGTTTTGTCAGCAACGGTATTTTGCCGTATATTGCCGCATCGCATAGCCTGAAGTGAACCCGAGGATACATGATTCGATTCTTTACCGCCACCCTGGGATGCAAGATCAACCAGTATGAAACCCGCGCCATTGCGGAGGCCTGGGCCGGTGACACGGGGTTGGCCCTGGAGGCGGCCTCGGCTGCGGAGGCAGACCTGATCCTGGTCAACTCCTGCGCCGTGACCGCTAATGCCGTGGCCGACCTGCGCCAGACCGTGCGCCGTTTCCATCGGGACAACCCCGGCGCGGAGATCGTCATCACCGGGTGTGCGGCTCAGGTCATGCCCGAGGAGCTCGAAAAGCTGCCCGGTGTGGTCCGGGTTGTTCCCCAGGAAGACAAATCCATGCTTCTGGCCGGACCGTCGCCGGATGCCGCTCCCGCACCATCTCCGGAAGCGAAATCGGTCTTCGCACCGTTCGCCATCTCCGGCTATGACCGGGCTCGGGCCGTGGTCAAGGTTCAGGACGGTTGTTCCCATCATTGCACCTACTGCATCGTGCCGCTGACGCGCGGCAGGTCCGTCTCCCGGCCCATGGAAGAGGTAGTGGCCGAAGTAGGTCGCCTGCTGGACAACGGTTTTCGCGAGTTGATCCTGAGCGGCATCAACCTGCGTCATTACGGCCGTGGGCTGGACGGCAAGGCCGATTTCTGGGATCTGGTGGCGCGGCTTGAGGCGGAGTTTGGATCGGAGTGGGCGGGGCGGGCACGCTTCCGCATCTCCTCGGTGGAGCCCGGGCAGCTCGGCGATAAGGCTTTTGGCGTGCTGGCCGGATCGAAGATGGTATGCCCGCAACTGCATCTGTCCCTGCAAAGCGGCGATCCGGACGTGCTCAAGGCCATGGGGCGCGGACATTATTCACCAGAGACAGCCGTTGAATTTCTGGACCGGCTTCGCGAGGCCTGGCCTGTCTTTGGACTGGGCGCTGACCTCATTGCCGGCTTCCCCGGCGAGAGCGAGGAGCAGTTTGCAAACACCTTGGAATTGTGCCGCCGCCTGCCCCTGACCTACGCCCATGTTTTTCCCTATTCCGAGCGTCCCGGCACCCGTGCCGTGGAATTGCCGGGAAGCGTGGAGGTGCCGGTGCGCAAGGAGCGAGCCGCCCGGCTCAGGAAGCTGATCGCCGGGAAGAAGCGGGCGTTTCTGGACAGGCTGCTCGCCCTGGAGCATCTGGACGTGCTGGTGCAGGACGCCGAGGGTCGGGGCGTGAGCGAATTTTACGCGGCCTGCCGCTTCCTTTCCCTGCCCGAAGGAGCGAACCCGCGCAGCCTGGTTCGGGCCAGGCCAGTGCGTAAGGAAAAGGGCGTGATTCTGGTCGAGCCTTTGGAGGTGCTCTCGTGAGCGTTCCCAAAACGCCTGATCCGGGGCTGTTGCTCATCTCCATCCTGTGCGCCGACTGGGACGCCTGCTGGCCGGAACTGCTTGAGGAATTGGAGGAGCGCTTCGGCACGGCGGATCATGTGTCCGAGCCCTTCGCCTTTGACGAAACAAACTATTACGACCGGGAGCTGGGCACGCCCATAACCCGGCGGCTTGTGGCCTTCGAGGATTTGCGCCCGCTGGATGAACTGGCGGACATCAAGCTGTTCACCAACTCGTTGGAAGCCCGGCGGGCCCGGTCCGGCAACAGGCTCTTCAATCTCGATCCCGGGTTCCTGACCGTGGAGCGGCTGGTCCTGGCCACGGGCAAGAATTTTTCCCATCGCATCTATCTGAAGGACGGCATCTGGGCCGATCTGACCCTGGTGTGGCAGAAGAAGCAGTGGACCGTTTTTCCCTGGACTTTCCCGGACTACGCCGGGGAGGACATGAAATCGCGGCTGACAAAGTTGCGCCTGTCGTATAAAACCAAGCTCAACAATCCGCATACGCAGAATCGTCATGCAACACGCGGATAGACTATAAGGATTATCTACCATGCCTGTCAGTATGACCGGTTTCGGCCGGTTTGAGACCAATGAGGACGCCTGGACCCACGTCTGGGAGATTCGGAGCGTCAACGGACGTTTTCTGGATGTTAAATGGCGTATGCCTTCCAACCTTCGCAGCCTGGAAAACGGCTGGGAAAAAGTTGTCCGCACTTACGCTTCGCGCGGCCGGGTGGACATCTCGCTGAAC encodes the following:
- the mnmA gene encoding tRNA 2-thiouridine(34) synthase MnmA encodes the protein MVVAVAVSGGMDSLLSLVLMKEMGHDVMAVHGHFLPPGPGWARVAEGLGQACEALDVPFHALDLHREFDSRVIAPFVEEYRVGRTPNPCALCNPRMKFGALFDAARELGADRIATGHYVRMEEREGLGRMLVRGADRSKDQSYFLSLVPIEALRKAFFPLAETYKKDVLPLLGKYGLKPPLPGESQEICFVPGDDYQAFLLTRGVMPGGGDAVLSDGTVVGKHHGLWRHTQGQRRGLGIAWREPLYVLDKDVPANRLVVGTRDELPVRGCVAGQINLMVDPALWPEEVMVQTRYRQQAKPGRARVEDGRLVLDFIESHVRPTPGQVAAVYTADGAVLAGGIIESSLS
- a CDS encoding tetratricopeptide repeat protein encodes the protein MRYLIPILLLIFSGLSTGCTTVGVGAGVGTGSGGILVSSRNDYLYPGSRVYADNRKGLNLFLARKFEEANATFTTALKASPIDPDATFYLGLTRVYLGQRDAGLALLDKYQDPKFRVQDEVRWWAGYCRKKPEMTPDDVKRAMVNARAEGFMRDQDEYWNRRRDFLFN
- a CDS encoding MiaB/RimO family radical SAM methylthiotransferase, translating into MIRFFTATLGCKINQYETRAIAEAWAGDTGLALEAASAAEADLILVNSCAVTANAVADLRQTVRRFHRDNPGAEIVITGCAAQVMPEELEKLPGVVRVVPQEDKSMLLAGPSPDAAPAPSPEAKSVFAPFAISGYDRARAVVKVQDGCSHHCTYCIVPLTRGRSVSRPMEEVVAEVGRLLDNGFRELILSGINLRHYGRGLDGKADFWDLVARLEAEFGSEWAGRARFRISSVEPGQLGDKAFGVLAGSKMVCPQLHLSLQSGDPDVLKAMGRGHYSPETAVEFLDRLREAWPVFGLGADLIAGFPGESEEQFANTLELCRRLPLTYAHVFPYSERPGTRAVELPGSVEVPVRKERAARLRKLIAGKKRAFLDRLLALEHLDVLVQDAEGRGVSEFYAACRFLSLPEGANPRSLVRARPVRKEKGVILVEPLEVLS
- a CDS encoding DUF4416 family protein, encoding MSVPKTPDPGLLLISILCADWDACWPELLEELEERFGTADHVSEPFAFDETNYYDRELGTPITRRLVAFEDLRPLDELADIKLFTNSLEARRARSGNRLFNLDPGFLTVERLVLATGKNFSHRIYLKDGIWADLTLVWQKKQWTVFPWTFPDYAGEDMKSRLTKLRLSYKTKLNNPHTQNRHATRG